A single Desulfonatronum sp. SC1 DNA region contains:
- a CDS encoding lipopolysaccharide assembly protein LapB — MHHGTSALLVFHLPFRLLFLVLAACLVLLAVSPVVERACAVTPDAAANMTLGELDQAISDDPRNAMLYIARAQRHIANRSFPRAIMDLDQTLRLTPDDLTALVLRGEAYARMGNWARSMADHERAVQLAPENERALFGLARARLESGDLSRALEDLSRLLRTSPNHLEGRLYRGRMYLERNNHQQALVDFDVAASQAPESVEALFGRGKSLRELGRLDPALADLTRAIHLEPTAPAYMERGLTYGAQGDLRSALEDFNAALRLAPENALIHFHRASLYALAADHQRAVVDFTQTLNLDPDHLQALLGRGLAYQELEKFSQAIDDYTRVIRLDPDNYGALNNRGMVFLQLGQLTQGCDDLRAACVLGRCTTLEFARKEGYCP, encoded by the coding sequence ATGCATCACGGTACATCCGCGTTACTCGTTTTTCATCTTCCTTTTCGCCTCCTCTTTCTTGTCCTGGCGGCCTGCCTCGTCCTGCTGGCGGTCTCGCCGGTCGTGGAACGGGCTTGCGCGGTCACTCCGGACGCGGCCGCGAACATGACTCTGGGCGAGTTGGACCAGGCCATCAGCGATGATCCGCGCAACGCCATGCTGTACATCGCCCGGGCTCAGCGGCACATAGCCAACCGATCCTTCCCGCGGGCCATCATGGACTTGGATCAAACCTTGCGCTTGACCCCGGACGATCTCACCGCCTTGGTGCTGCGCGGCGAAGCCTACGCCCGGATGGGCAACTGGGCCAGATCCATGGCGGATCACGAACGGGCGGTCCAGTTGGCCCCGGAGAATGAACGGGCTTTGTTCGGCCTGGCCCGGGCTCGTCTGGAGTCCGGAGACCTCAGCCGTGCCCTGGAGGATCTGAGCCGATTGCTGCGGACCTCGCCGAACCATCTGGAAGGCCGCTTGTACCGGGGCCGGATGTATCTGGAGCGGAACAATCACCAGCAGGCCCTGGTCGATTTCGACGTGGCCGCATCGCAGGCACCGGAGTCCGTCGAAGCCCTTTTCGGGCGAGGAAAGAGCCTGCGGGAACTGGGGCGGCTGGACCCGGCCCTGGCCGATTTGACGCGGGCCATTCACCTGGAGCCCACGGCTCCGGCCTACATGGAGCGAGGACTGACCTACGGCGCTCAGGGTGACCTGCGTTCCGCCCTGGAGGATTTCAACGCCGCCTTGCGTTTGGCCCCTGAGAATGCGCTGATTCACTTTCATCGAGCCTCGCTGTACGCTTTGGCTGCCGATCATCAGCGGGCCGTGGTCGACTTTACCCAGACCCTGAATCTGGACCCCGATCATCTCCAGGCCCTTTTGGGCCGCGGTCTGGCTTATCAAGAACTGGAGAAATTTTCCCAGGCCATCGACGACTACACCCGGGTGATCCGCCTGGACCCGGACAATTACGGGGCCCTGAACAACCGCGGAATGGTTTTCCTGCAACTCGGTCAACTGACCCAGGGGTGCGACGATTTACGGGCGGCCTGCGTCTTGGGTCGCTGCACGACCCTGGAGTTCGCCCGCAAGGAAGGCTACTGTCCGTAA
- a CDS encoding outer-membrane lipoprotein carrier protein LolA, with protein sequence MGHIFRAFVGVVGLAAIFWGATGAALAAQAEEGIVGKIQRQYESIQSFQAEFTQELTVAASRESEERRGILYFRHPGLIRWETISPEPELLIVGPEVVWNYFEDEHIAYRYAVEDVLGSATVLKILSGQARLDEDFLTEVDLAEDTADLVIRLRPRVPEPSLVEATMWVDPETFLLQQVLAVDFYGNTNKIALQDLRLDPDLDPALFKFTPPEGVLVR encoded by the coding sequence ATGGGCCATATTTTTCGAGCTTTCGTAGGGGTTGTCGGACTGGCGGCCATTTTTTGGGGCGCGACGGGCGCGGCCCTGGCGGCCCAAGCGGAGGAAGGGATCGTTGGAAAAATTCAGCGCCAGTACGAATCCATCCAATCGTTTCAGGCCGAGTTCACCCAGGAACTGACGGTTGCCGCCAGCCGGGAAAGTGAGGAGCGCCGGGGAATCCTGTACTTCCGCCACCCCGGGCTGATCCGCTGGGAAACCATCAGCCCGGAACCGGAACTGCTCATCGTCGGGCCAGAAGTGGTCTGGAACTATTTCGAAGATGAGCACATCGCGTATCGCTATGCGGTGGAGGACGTGCTCGGTTCGGCCACGGTACTAAAGATTCTCTCCGGGCAGGCCCGGCTGGACGAGGATTTTCTGACCGAGGTGGACCTGGCCGAGGATACAGCCGACTTGGTGATCCGTCTCCGGCCAAGGGTTCCCGAGCCAAGCCTGGTGGAGGCGACAATGTGGGTCGACCCGGAAACCTTTTTGCTCCAACAGGTCCTGGCCGTGGATTTCTACGGCAACACCAACAAGATCGCACTCCAAGACCTGCGCCTCGATCCTGACCTGGACCCCGCGCTGTTCAAATTCACGCCGCCGGAAGGAGTTTTGGTGCGGTAG
- the pyrR gene encoding bifunctional pyr operon transcriptional regulator/uracil phosphoribosyltransferase PyrR gives MTTPVGGAQVEKKTLLHAEEIRRTMERLAYEVIERHGEGTSLALVGIQRRGVELAKRLKSVLEQRFGREIPFGSLDINLYRDDWTNLDGQPQIHKTWIPFSVDDREIILVDDVLFTGRTIRAALEAILDYGRPKRVELLVLVDRGHRELPIHADYVGKKVNTSQQEQVDVFVREQDGEDVVFLSEMK, from the coding sequence ATGACGACACCAGTTGGAGGCGCGCAGGTGGAAAAGAAGACATTGCTGCACGCCGAGGAAATTCGAAGGACCATGGAACGCTTGGCCTACGAGGTCATCGAGCGCCACGGAGAGGGAACATCCCTGGCTCTGGTGGGCATCCAGCGCCGCGGGGTGGAGCTGGCCAAGCGTTTGAAATCCGTCCTGGAGCAGCGCTTTGGACGGGAAATTCCCTTTGGCAGTCTGGACATCAACCTGTACCGCGACGACTGGACCAATCTGGACGGCCAACCCCAAATTCACAAAACGTGGATTCCTTTTTCCGTGGACGACCGGGAAATCATCCTGGTGGACGATGTCCTGTTCACGGGGCGGACCATTCGCGCGGCCCTGGAAGCCATTTTGGACTACGGACGTCCGAAACGGGTGGAACTGCTGGTCCTGGTGGACCGTGGTCACCGGGAACTGCCCATCCACGCGGATTATGTCGGGAAAAAGGTGAACACCTCCCAGCAGGAACAAGTGGACGTGTTCGTCAGGGAGCAGGATGGAGAGGACGTGGTTTTTCTGAGTGAGATGAAGTGA